One genomic segment of Candidatus Obscuribacterales bacterium includes these proteins:
- a CDS encoding photosystem II S4 domain protein has translation MLPKDELLARVENRDSAARIIDQAEQALRTWEVVMTDFLSPPEWLEVQTMFRPLTEVQVVAWGGYPQAERCRAAIARSDLPLDQDQVELAALDIAGNFLFDAASHRDFLGALLGTGIVRGKVGDIVVLGERGAQAIVAPDLVEFLEMSLTQVRSVPVKTRRIELSDLKVREPRKKEMTTVEASMRLDAIASAGFGMSRSKMVDLISAGDVRVNWRDVTQSSYQIKSGDLVAIRGKGRLEIGEVAVTKKERYRIQLTRLV, from the coding sequence ATGTTGCCAAAAGATGAATTGCTTGCCCGCGTTGAGAACCGCGACAGTGCTGCCCGCATTATTGACCAAGCGGAGCAGGCCCTGCGGACGTGGGAGGTTGTGATGACCGATTTTCTGTCGCCGCCAGAATGGCTGGAGGTGCAGACCATGTTTCGGCCGCTCACCGAAGTGCAGGTAGTCGCTTGGGGTGGCTATCCTCAAGCAGAGCGCTGTCGAGCCGCGATCGCTCGTTCAGACCTGCCCTTAGACCAGGATCAGGTTGAACTAGCTGCCCTCGACATTGCTGGCAATTTTTTGTTCGATGCCGCCAGCCATCGGGACTTTTTGGGTGCCCTTCTCGGGACGGGCATTGTGCGCGGCAAGGTGGGCGATATTGTGGTGCTGGGCGAACGGGGGGCACAAGCGATCGTCGCGCCAGATTTAGTTGAATTTTTGGAAATGAGCCTCACCCAGGTGCGATCGGTGCCGGTGAAAACGCGGCGAATTGAGCTGAGCGACCTGAAGGTGCGGGAGCCTCGGAAAAAAGAGATGACTACTGTGGAAGCTTCTATGCGCCTGGATGCGATCGCCTCTGCGGGCTTTGGCATGTCTCGCAGCAAGATGGTGGATCTGATTAGCGCTGGAGATGTGCGGGTCAATTGGCGAGACGTGACCCAGTCTAGCTATCAAATTAAATCTGGAGACCTAGTCGCCATTCGTGGCAAGGGACGGCTAGAGATTGGCGAAGTGGCGGTGACCAAAAAGGAACGGTATCGCATTCAGCTTACCCGCTTGGTCTAA